The proteins below come from a single Ictalurus furcatus strain D&B chromosome 15, Billie_1.0, whole genome shotgun sequence genomic window:
- the pmelb gene encoding premelanosome protein b, with protein sequence MVLYGNNQLGSNQNAEQLQKSKSKPRFIRYQSWNTKMYPVWKKGDPLYRSSWTGGEVKFDVCNDAPTLTGAKVTFTIDIIFPDNQVALPNGEVVWGENCFVNGTQRYEGEPVYPQESIDEQDAVFPDGSPLNKHGDQKSLYVFVWKTCGRYWQVCDGPSSSLTISTEDIPLGSYVMDVVIYHYRKREKFIPIGYASTQFYITDQIPFAVTVTQVNDKDEGDQTFIQNRAIAFAIAVHDPSSFLADSDITFNWDFGDSSGTVISRELTVTHTYTKTGFFKPHVVVQAAIPTPSCSTPPITSPVTNPTADAFISEEHAGPVQLISTESASKDTANSMECSGSSSADKKTAPQLYTNGVMDNQDTIVMKTYQPPNSEQDCVVYRYGSFSTRITVVEGIEDVQIVHAAGAFLEQNTVDFTISCQGSLPTDICTVISDCLSPGKTICTAVSALPECQLVLRQVFNDSGIFCINVSMSNDVSLAVTSTRVNVIIGSRLIITGIVAMVLGILTVALAIGTFAYKRLKLYQPLSEISATGMTCSMPSHLWSLIKQQGAPKHSVVLHRAG encoded by the exons ATGGTGTTAtatggaaataatcaacttggaTCAAATCAGAATGCag agCAACTCCAGAAAAGCAAGTCCAAACCCAGATTCATACGATACCAGTCATGGAACACAAAAATGTACCCAGTGTGGAAGAAAGGAGACCCGTTGTACAGGAGCAGCTGGACAG GCGGAGAGGTGAAATTTGATGTCTGTAACGATGCACCAACTCTCACTGGCGCTAAAGTCACCTTCACTATTGACATAATCTTCCCAGACAACCAGGTGGCACTACCTAATGGAGAAGTTGTTTGGGGGGAAAACTGCTTTGTAAATG GTACCCAACGTTATGAGGGTGAGCCCGTCTACCCTCAGGAATCCATTGATGAGCAGGATGCTGTTTTTCCTGATGGCTCTCCGCTTAACAAGCATGGAGACCAAAAATCACTTTATGTATTTGTGTGGAAAACCTGTG GAAGGTACTGGCAGGTATGTGATGGTCCGTCATCCTCTCTGACCATCAGCACTGAAGACATCCCTCTCGGCTCCTATGTAATGGATGTGGTTATTTATCactacagaaagagagagaaattcatCCCAATTGGCTATGCTTCCACACAGTTTTATATCACTG ACCAGATTCCGTTTGCTGTCACTGTCACACAAGTGAATGATAAAGATGAAGGGGACCAGACATTTATCCAAAACCGTGCCATTGCCTTTGCCATTGCTGTCCATGACCCCAGTTCCTTCCTGGCCGACTCTGACATCACCTTTAACTGGGATTTTGGGGACAGCAGTGGCACTGTGATTTCAAGAGAACTCACTGTCACCCACACGTACACCAAGACTGGCTTCTTTAAACCCCACGTTGTCGTCCAGGCTGCCATTCCAACACCATCCTGTTCCACTCCCCCAATTACATCTCCAGTCACTAACCCCACTGCTGATGCCTTTATCTCTGAGGAGCACGCAGGGCCTGTTCAGCTTATCTCAACTG AAAGTGCATCTAAAGACACTGCAAATTCGATGGAATGTTCCGGTTCATCCAGTGCTGACAAAAAAACAGCTCCCCAGCTGTACACAAATGGAG TGATGGACAACCAAGATACTATTGTAATGAAAACGTATCAGCCACCAAATTCTGAGCAGGACTGTGTGGTCTACCGCTACGGCTCCTTCTCCACACGGATCACAGTTGTTG AGGGCATTGAGGATGTGCAGATTGTCCATGCGGCCGGTGCTTTTCTTGAACAAAACACTGTGGATTTCACCATTTCCTGCCAGGGCAG TTTGCCTACAGACATATGCACTGTGATATCCGACTGCCTTTCTCCAGGCAAGACCATCTGCACTGCTGTAAGCGCTTTACCAGAGTGTCAGCTCGTTCTCCGACAGGTGTTCAATGACTCTGGCATCTTTTGTATTAACGTGTCAATGAGTAACGACGTCAGCCTTGCAGTCACTAGTACCAGAGTAAATGTAATCATCG GTTCCAGGCTCATCATTACAGGAATCGTGGCTATGGTGCTGGGTATCCTGACTGTTGCATTAGCAATAGGGACCTTTGCTTACAA GCGTCTAAAGCTCTACCAGCCTCTGTCTGAGATCTCTGCAACTGGAATGACATGTTCGATGCCTTCTCACCTCTGGAGCTTAATAAAGCAACAGGGAGCACCGAAACATTCAGTCGTTCTTCACAGGGCCGGGTGA